The proteins below come from a single Oryzomicrobium terrae genomic window:
- a CDS encoding DUF2169 family type VI secretion system accessory protein: MQIQRPDSLAVLYRTFHWAQGYTLSIGMLACFPFGASQPEELRPEGELWAAVAAALGENAVLDEGYPKPAAEFKLYGTAWAPGGQPVTELGVRVRVGPLSKQLVISGERHFNAAGLITGPAPFTHLPITPENAFGGPDCQANPVGQGQAPLAAGPWPLPQVETPFGRLANRGDRVEPAGFWGLPVAAPQRLRHLGACDQAWLQQRWPHLPQDTDPAYFMTAPHDQRLASYFQGGEALEMQHLHPQQPQLSCRLPVLRARCILRRRLADGTDTWTDLDTRAETLWLLPEQECGIILHRAHLPTADEQASDILALLADWESLEAPPRPLAHYTVPWTSPEHEAAPADTTAHLPTPRREPYQPQLSRDAVLERHGQGQSLSGLDLSGLDLSGLSLTGADFSGCLLAGATFAGCRLTTACFDGALLLQADFSTADLSHASLANVSAGESRFAQAQLQDAQLQGGDFTSADFSGADLRSATLNNALFHGARMTGVRAAGCTAQECSFADADLSDADFRQARLQGAQFHSGRLEAADFTAADCKGAEFYAVTAPRSRFTQANLHDSRADDASNFSGADFTNAQLPRAHWSGAQLSDSTWQGAILDDTDFSAVQAQRADLRRASAKGMRLSGANLAEADLSGINLFQGSLRQSCLERTWLRQANLYGVDFEGTQPTIAQLEGANIDQTVLAFRPPQV; the protein is encoded by the coding sequence ATGCAAATTCAGCGCCCCGATTCCCTGGCTGTGCTCTATCGCACCTTTCATTGGGCCCAGGGCTACACCCTCTCCATCGGCATGCTGGCCTGCTTTCCCTTCGGTGCAAGCCAGCCGGAGGAACTGCGTCCGGAAGGGGAATTATGGGCCGCCGTCGCCGCGGCCCTGGGGGAAAACGCCGTGCTGGACGAGGGCTACCCCAAACCGGCCGCAGAATTCAAACTCTACGGGACGGCCTGGGCCCCCGGCGGCCAGCCGGTCACCGAGTTGGGCGTTCGGGTCCGGGTCGGGCCCCTGTCCAAGCAGTTGGTCATCAGCGGCGAGCGCCATTTCAATGCCGCCGGCCTGATCACCGGCCCAGCCCCCTTCACGCACCTGCCCATCACGCCGGAAAACGCCTTCGGCGGCCCGGACTGCCAGGCCAACCCCGTCGGCCAGGGACAGGCCCCCCTCGCCGCCGGACCCTGGCCCCTGCCCCAGGTGGAAACGCCCTTCGGGCGTCTGGCCAATCGCGGCGACCGCGTGGAACCGGCCGGCTTCTGGGGCTTGCCGGTGGCCGCCCCGCAACGCCTGCGCCACCTGGGGGCCTGCGATCAGGCCTGGCTGCAACAGCGCTGGCCCCATCTCCCCCAGGACACCGACCCCGCCTATTTCATGACTGCGCCACACGACCAGCGGCTGGCAAGCTATTTCCAGGGCGGGGAGGCGCTGGAAATGCAGCACCTGCACCCCCAACAACCGCAGCTCTCATGCCGCCTGCCGGTCCTGCGCGCCCGCTGCATCCTGCGGCGGCGCCTGGCCGACGGGACGGACACCTGGACCGACCTGGACACCCGGGCGGAAACCCTGTGGCTGCTTCCCGAACAGGAGTGCGGCATCATCCTGCATCGGGCCCATCTCCCCACGGCCGACGAGCAGGCCTCCGACATCCTGGCGCTCCTGGCCGATTGGGAATCCCTGGAGGCTCCCCCCCGGCCCCTGGCTCACTACACCGTTCCATGGACCAGCCCGGAGCATGAGGCAGCCCCCGCCGATACGACGGCCCACCTGCCCACTCCACGCCGGGAGCCTTACCAGCCCCAACTCAGCCGCGACGCGGTGCTCGAACGCCATGGCCAGGGACAGAGCCTTTCCGGGCTGGATCTTTCCGGGCTGGACCTTTCCGGCTTGAGCCTGACCGGCGCCGATTTTTCGGGCTGTCTGCTGGCCGGGGCCACCTTTGCTGGCTGTCGTCTGACGACTGCGTGCTTCGATGGTGCCTTGTTGCTACAGGCGGATTTCAGCACGGCCGACCTTTCCCACGCCAGCCTGGCCAACGTCAGCGCCGGTGAAAGCCGCTTTGCCCAGGCCCAGTTGCAGGATGCCCAGCTGCAGGGCGGCGATTTCACCAGCGCCGATTTCAGCGGTGCCGATTTGCGCAGCGCCACCCTGAATAACGCGCTGTTCCATGGCGCCCGCATGACCGGCGTGCGCGCCGCCGGCTGCACCGCCCAGGAATGCAGCTTTGCCGATGCCGACCTCAGCGACGCCGACTTCCGGCAAGCCAGACTGCAAGGGGCCCAGTTCCACAGCGGCAGGCTAGAGGCTGCGGATTTCACTGCGGCTGACTGCAAGGGAGCGGAGTTCTACGCGGTCACCGCCCCCCGTAGTCGATTCACTCAGGCCAACCTGCACGACAGCCGGGCCGATGATGCCAGCAACTTCAGCGGAGCCGACTTCACCAACGCCCAGTTGCCCCGGGCCCACTGGTCAGGAGCCCAGCTTTCCGACAGCACCTGGCAGGGCGCCATCCTGGACGACACCGACTTCAGCGCCGTCCAGGCCCAACGGGCCGACCTGCGCCGGGCCTCTGCCAAGGGGATGAGGCTGAGCGGTGCCAATCTGGCGGAGGCCGACCTGAGCGGCATCAACCTGTTTCAGGGCTCCCTGCGACAAAGCTGCCTGGAGCGGACCTGGCTGCGCCAGGCCAATCTCTACGGGGTGGATTTCGAGGGCACCCAACCCACCATCGCCCAGTTGGAAGGTGCCAACATCGACCAAACCGTATTGGCTTTCCGGCCGCCCCAGGTATGA
- a CDS encoding pentapeptide repeat-containing protein — translation MNAEHAWQTLQDSGWLQDVDISGVDWSGRDLAGCRLHHVRLDRACLSGAVLDGADLQGVSLQQARLDGVQARGCRLLEVDLRQADLRDSQWSSAAFSRCLGEQANFGRAHLERADMDACHLNGADFTQANLTRWTALACGLAGAIFSATCLRQAYLREAGLEGQRFPGCDLTMALFDRARLIGADFSHALLDRTSFLGAQLQEACLRGVRGRYTTLIGARLAQADLTEARFEMADASDADFSGARAPRVQWRQSALLRSQWQDADLSEAELLHCDLAHADLSRANCRAADFSGSNLHALRQADTHWDSARLTHTRPTDPSLARAEAWQPLP, via the coding sequence ATGAATGCGGAACACGCTTGGCAAACCCTGCAGGACAGCGGATGGTTGCAAGACGTGGACATCTCCGGCGTGGACTGGTCCGGGCGCGATCTGGCCGGCTGCCGGCTCCATCATGTCCGTCTGGACCGCGCCTGCCTGAGCGGCGCCGTGCTGGACGGTGCCGACCTCCAGGGGGTCAGCCTGCAACAGGCGCGACTGGACGGCGTCCAGGCCCGGGGCTGCCGGCTGCTGGAAGTGGACTTGCGCCAGGCCGACTTGCGGGACTCCCAGTGGTCATCCGCCGCCTTCAGCCGCTGCCTTGGCGAGCAGGCGAACTTTGGCCGTGCCCACCTGGAGCGTGCCGACATGGACGCCTGCCACCTTAACGGCGCGGATTTCACCCAGGCCAATCTGACCCGCTGGACGGCCCTGGCGTGCGGCCTGGCGGGCGCCATTTTCAGCGCCACCTGTCTCCGCCAGGCCTACCTACGGGAAGCCGGACTGGAAGGACAGCGATTTCCTGGCTGCGATCTGACCATGGCCCTGTTCGACCGGGCCCGGCTGATCGGGGCGGACTTTTCCCACGCTCTCCTGGACCGCACCAGTTTCCTCGGCGCCCAGTTGCAGGAGGCCTGCCTACGGGGCGTCCGGGGCCGCTACACCACCTTGATCGGCGCCCGCCTGGCCCAGGCGGACCTGACCGAGGCGCGCTTCGAGATGGCCGATGCCAGTGACGCCGATTTCAGTGGCGCCCGGGCTCCCCGCGTGCAATGGCGCCAATCCGCCTTGTTGCGGAGCCAATGGCAGGACGCCGACCTGAGCGAGGCGGAACTCCTTCACTGCGACCTGGCCCATGCCGATCTTTCCCGGGCCAACTGCCGTGCTGCGGATTTCAGCGGCAGCAACCTTCATGCCCTGCGGCAAGCGGATACCCACTGGGACAGCGCTCGCCTGACCCACACCCGCCCCACCGACCCGTCCCTGGCCCGGGCCGAGGCCTGGCAACCCCTTCCCTGA